In a single window of the Acyrthosiphon pisum isolate AL4f chromosome X, pea_aphid_22Mar2018_4r6ur, whole genome shotgun sequence genome:
- the LOC100572329 gene encoding kelch-like protein 2 has product MQNTNQIPESRKRKPAKTYEKSSFVDIYKGFQTLLKGEFFCDVKLKTDDKKIITAHKVILSAASPYFRAIFTNRAGRNHDLVAIRNVDYTALQLLINFIYSGKIVVTSENVQNLLSAVDMLELQEVNEVCCDFLQSQLCPTNCIGINAIADLHGCTKLRKRSELYILQHFSDVIGGDEFLSSSFEQVIHLISSDKLIVPSEEKVFESVITWVKHDSKSRECILPRLMEHVRLALTSNDYIKKKVAKDTLIKNCLECKRYVFEALKTLKGEELIPQSIRNRPRHGDKVILVVGGIQTGLSKTLEYFDPMTEKWHFGPELFTNHRRHSLVVIKDNLVFDVGGYEIGLSPFRCVHMLDITENPPHWQLTDDLLVERQFLGVGVINDNIYAVGGSNDRYEDLKSAEVFDFNTKKWRMISSMNTLRSLFTVGVLNDLLYVVGGFDQSLQALNTVECYNPSTNMWTPVANMRERRSCAGVGVLNGELYVVSGRNGSDFLSSVEKYRPSTGVWTTIADIHLPRKYADVVALNGLLYVVGGMNQTSGLNSVECYNPNTNTWAMVTAKMNIDRCLPGVVVINRPKHFTTC; this is encoded by the exons ATGCAAAATACTAATCAAATACCAGAATCTAGAAAACGTAAACCAGCCAAAACATATGAAAAATCATCTTTTGTTGATATATATAAAGGATTCCAGACCTTACTGAA aggtgaatttttttgtgatgtaaaattgaaaacggacgataaaaaaataataactgcacATAAAGTGATTTTATCAGCAGCTAGTCCGTATTTCCGTGCAATTTTCACAAATCGTGCAGGAAGAAATCATGATCTTGTGGCTATAAGAAATGTAGATTATACCGCTTTACagcttttaataaattttatttattcgggtAAAATCGTGGTTACTAGTGAAAACGTCCAG AACTTGTTATCAGCTGTAGATATGTTGGAGTTGCAAGAAGTAAATGAAGTATGTTGTGATTTCTTACAGTCACAACTCTGCCCCACAAATTGTATTGGTATTAACGCTATTGCTGATTTACATGGCTGTACGAAATTGAGAAAAAGATCAGAATTATATATTCTTCAACACTTTtc aGATGTAATTGGTGGTGACGAATTCCTATCCTCATCATTCGAACAAGTAATACATTTGATATCCAGTGACAAACTTATAGTTCCATCTGAAGAAAAA gtttttgaAAGCGTAATTACCTGGGTAAAACATGATTCGAAATCAAGAGAATGTATTTTACCCCGATTAATGGAACATGTACGTTTAGCATTAACATCAAatgattacataaaaaaaaaagtagctaAGGATACCCTTATAAAGAATTGTCTTGAAT GTAAACGATACGTATTTGAGGCATTAAAAACACTCAAAGGAGAAGAGCTTATCCCACAAAGCATAAGAAATAGACCAAGGCATGGAGATAAG gtTATATTAGTTGTTGGTGGAATTCAGACTGGATTAAGTAAAACTTTAGAATATTTCGATCCAATGACAGAAAAATGGCATTTTGGCCCGGAATTATTTACCAATCATAGACGACATAGTCTAGTCGTAATTAAAGACAATTTGGTATTTGATGTGGGTGGTTATGAAATTGGTTTATCACCTTTTCGGTGTGTTCACATGCTAGATATAACTGAAAATCCACCACATTGGCAACTAACTGACGACCTGTTAGTTGAACGACAATTTTTAGGTGTTGgtgtaataaatgataatatctaTGCT GTAGGCGGATCAAATGATAGATATGAAGATTTAAAAAGTGCCGAAGTTTTTGACTTCAATACTAAAAAATGGCGAATGATATCCAGTATGAATACTTTGAGATCTCTATTTACGGTTGGAGTCCTGAATGATCTTTTATATgtg gtAGGAGGTTTTGATCAATCATTACAGGCTTTAAACACTGTTGAGTGTTATAATCCCAGTACTAATATGTGGACACCAGTCGCAAACATGCGTGAACGCCGCAGTTGTGCTGGTGTAGGAGTTTTAAATGGTGAACTATATGTTGTAAGCGGTCGTAATGGATCAGACTTTTTGAGTAGTGTTGAAAAATACAGGCCAAGTACAGGAGTTTGGACAACTATTGCAGACATACATTTACCTCGAAAATATGCAG atgtaGTCGCATTAAATGGTTTATTGTATGTCGTTGGTGGAATGAATCAAACTTCTGGTTTGAATTCTGTAGAATGTTACAACCCAAACACCAATACCTGGGCCATGGTCACTGCAAAAATGAATATAGATCGCTGTTTACCTGGAGTAGTAGTCATTAATAGGccaaaacattttacaacttGTTAG